ATTCACGTTGACCAAACCAAGTTTACTTGTCAAACATTGCTTCGTTACACTTGTAGTACCCATATGAaagaaatgaaataataaGTGGTTCAATCTAAACCTATTATATGAACCTAGGCCTATTTTGTTCTTTAGCATgataattgataataattgatGTTTGACTAGATTGAAAAGTTGGCTGTTTTTGGAGAGAAATCCCAATTAACTCATGTGGGCCATAGCCGAAAGTGTGGCAGCGGCACACACTAGGTTCATTAATGTGCACGCTAAGTTTTTTATGttcacgccgatttataataaacaaacaaagaaaagccgGTTGTTGGAACGTTCACTGTCTCACTCTAAAGCAATTGAAACATcattaaaagtgttttaagagattgtttgttttgatgtCTTTAGATAGCTCTAGGCTAAGctatataataaacaaaaagttcgccattttgttgttgaatgTTTTACAATTTGAAAGCATTTGCTGATAACATTTTTGGTGACATGATTCACCTTAAAGACtatgaaatgttttcaagAATATTTGATGCTTTTGTACAACAAAGAAGTCTGCCCTACTACTGCACGACGACGCAGTTTAAGGTTAAGCGTGATACCGTTGTTCGTCCGATTTAATGATTAAGCACAATGAGAAATGTAGCCAAACTAATCTGGATCAACAACAATGTCAAAAACGGTAATTTGAAATCTCAACATCACCAGATCTTATTTTTCTGAATATGTTACCAATTATTTATTCATTGCTGcaattttcttcaaatgcaACTTTGCTCTATTTTTGCTGTGTATTAGGCCAACTATTAAAAGCCACCCCATGTTATGTTCCACAGTGGTACTTGTTTTCTTTGACAATATTTGCAGGCTGCTTTTATATTTATACCTTTGTTGCATTTTAGTTATCACGCTCgatacaaacatttaaagtcaacaataaaacaactgaCTTTCGAGAATGCTGCTTTAACTTCTGAAATCCATCGCACTGAAGAGAAAGCGGTCACTGCAAAGGCAGAAAGAAAGTATGACAAAACGCTTAGGttgataaaatgtttattgagtCATTTTGGAGAATAAACACTGCAAAATCTTCCGAACAAACTTCTGGCCTTAAgctaaattgctttttttctgtaatttttctcttttttgttattgaataatattttaagaacatttttgcttttgttgttaaattaCAATGCATGTTAAGTTACTATAACTGCTCTAGATATTTGCTGAGAAAGCTTCTACAATTTGAGAAGCCGGAATGCAAAGTTACAAAGCAGAATCCAAAAAAGAAGGCTGTTGGTATGACCTGTagcattttaaagttttactcTTACACCATTACAGTCAtgtcaaatttattttgcattttaataaattttcagGGATTAATTAGTATTTTTTCTGCATTGAATTTTAGCTCAAAAAACCAACATCAAAGAAGAAGTGCAAAGTGTAGTAAAAGTTAACGGCAATTTGGATGCTGTAGAAGAAGACATTGTTGGCCAACTTGCAGTGGAAGGTTCTATCAATGAAGCATAATCCAACGACTCAGTGTGAGATTAGGTCCTATGCTGTCAAATTCATATCTCCAAAGTGTTTGCGATGTGTCACGGCACTACTTACAGGGGATGAAAGTGGTGATGATGTGCACCAGTTTACACACGGTCTTCTAATGTTGACGGTGTTAAATCTAAAATAACCAAAAGTTGAAAAACCTTACCACAACACTTGCCAACATTGATTTTATGGTGCTTCTTGAGAGAGCTAGCACCACCTTGCAGTTAAATAATAATGTAAACTTGCCCACTAGAGTCGATCTTTTATTACAATTGTGACAAGCTTGGCAAGCGTTACTACAAGCGTGGTTGCCGACGTAAAATCATCCTGACTGTATCGGTGTGCGGCACTGTTCCAAAACAATTATCTTGATGCATAAGCAATTACTGTCACGGGTCTGGCATTGGCTCAATGAACGCCACAGGTGCTAAACAACGGTACACAGCCAAAATCATGGAAGTTTTGAAAGATGATTTGCAACGAGGATATAATAGTTTTTACATTGACATAATCTTTTCCCTTaataatttcaacaaactCTAAATTGtagttgtttaattttattttttttaagaaacttatatttttattCTAAAAGCAGCTGAAATTAGGCTTATATTGATGCGCCGTATATGCGAAAAATTTGCGATTTCCATGAAATTGTTGGATGTTCTATGTAAAGTTTAAGAAAGTctgttagaccaatcagaaccCAGCGTAGCCGGTGTTTATCAGTGCGGGGATTCCCCTAGCAAATGGGGCGATAAAAACTTCTAGGTGGCATATTTAGGTTAGCCTGAACTTGTATtgaaatttgacttttttgacCCAAAATTGCACTCTTGACTTTAACGTTCTATTGCAAGAGTTATAAATATGTGATTTTATTAGGATTTCATAAATAATATCCTTAGGCATACTAAAGCGACATACAAAATTTTAGGTTGCTCCATGCGGGATTTTTcgattaattgcattttaaGTAACTttactttataataaaataaaccaaaaaagtaGGTCTTTTTACAAGCATATACAGGGCCTTAAGCGTCAGCGCTGTGATTTTTTCCACGTTAAAATTATCGGTACCGATTAAAACCAGTTTACGAAATGTAGTTCAATCCCGGCGATCAGCAATATCATGCTGTTTTCAATACCAGGATCTCTACTTTCTTATCGGCTTTTTAAGGCGGATTTTCAGCAGATAGCGTGAGTCGGTAATACTACTCGGCCGCCACCGAACAAAGTTTTTTCGTCGTTTCAGCGCAAGTTTATTTTCGGAGTTTGGACTTCTGTTGACCTGTATACACAAATTAACTTGGCATTAGATTATACGATTAGGTAAAttcctaaaaataaaaatatcataaatttaatatatcataaaatataaaaatatcataaatttcctgaaaataaaatacGTTTGAGGTTTCATAGAAGGTTTAACGCTACCAAACTTAGGACTTCTGTAAAGGTTATCATTATCTGCAGTTTCagtaaattttgcatttacaaaTATTGTACTCCTACCTACATAATTTATGTTATTGTGACGTGTTACTTACGTAATTCGGCAAAGGTTTGATTGTAAGTTTCTGCAAGTTAGAGTTATGTCGAAGGCTAAGTTTATTTTAAGTAGGCTGAGAAAATTAGCCTAGTCATAAATAGGCCAACAGTATACCTATGCTTCAAATCATGCAGCAGGTGCAACGACCTACTTTGAGAGAGGACATGTACCCCCaccttttgaacaattaaTATAGTGTATCTCAATTGGAACTGTATTCTGTAACTGCCGATCGTACAAAGTTTTCTAACGCTGGTGGGTCGCCTGGCGAGGCCAAGTGGGTGTGACAAAGCCAAATTTTCCACCGGACGATGACGCTGGTGGGTTTGATTCACACGCCGAGGAATATCGTGACCATGAAACCATTCTAAAGAAAGGTGAAGGCTCCTGTGTCCTAGCTGTTGTCTTTGGCGCATGTGCTGCCTTATTCCTTTGCGTGGCACTGATTTTGgttataataattttacataaacataaaatCATTCGGCGCTTAAAAACCAGCTTGCCAGAAACTAGGCATATTGATGGTCACCAAAAACCAAACAACAGCTGTCCACGAACTAAAACTATGTTATCAGTGTCTTCACCTACTTCTGAAGTGTGGCGTGAAGAAGTGAAGGTGTTCTCGTTAAAGCAATATGTGCAATTTACTGTTGACGGTAGTTTGTTGAATTTGCTTAGGTTTGTGTTAAGTTGAGTGAACCAAACAACTTCGCATCTATATCAGGTTGATTGAAATTCTTTAACAAAAACCCCGTAAACTAGGCACGTCAATTAACCAGGGACTCCCATTGCCTTAAAACCTAGCCTCTTCCTCATAGCAAGATTTATGACCTAACAAAGAATGGAACTTTTGAATAAGATATATTTCCAACACATCATAAGAGCCAATTGAAATATTGACTAAAAGCAATCCAACACATAAATATCAAGAAGTGATGAAATCACTGGCCATCCGGTTTGGTGATTGGACGATTCCAATCTGCCGCAAATGGCTTAGGGAGTtcgtgtttttcaaagttGTATGGGTTTACTGGTTTTGGTCGGTCAGTTTGAATCTGCAAAATAATATACACTTTttaatataacaaaataacaactcAATCTAtggttaactttttaaatgGTGTAATTGTATTGAATATTTCATACAATAGATTCTTATTTGTTATGAAATTAGACTGTTTCCAATGCAAAACGTAGGCAAATTTCACATAGGTACAGTTCCTATGAACTCACTTTCAAGTAACCTAACCTAAACAGTAAACACACATTGCtgcaaaaaatgttaactAGTGACACTTGCACATTACATTTGCATCGTACTGCTGACTATATATCACAAAACTTCATAGCACAAAATCTAACCGTAGTGTCCCGTTCCAACGGAAATTTAGCTTTGTCATATCCCAGTTTCTCATAAGCACACTTGTCAAACTTGAGCTGCTGGTCTCTGCAACTGAACAGATAAAATATTGCAATCAGACATCAAACCAATATTCTTTTGGTTTTATACATTTTcactattttttctttatcaaaTAATCATCACCAATTAATCAGTCAATCAAGTGGGAATATAGCTGAATAATATAAGAAATACTTACTAGGAAAAGCATCTTTCAGTGTTGTGCTCCAAGCACTGGGCAAATTTTAGGAAAGATTCTCCACAGACATCGGTAATCTTCCTACAAAACAAACctcattaatttcaaaatatataaCCTAACAAATATCAATATGAActgaaaaattccaaaaatatatagttaataattaaaatagtAGGGTGTACTTGTAAAAGTTTTCGGCGCAATCTGCCACTTTTTCGTTGTATTTGAGACAACGACGTGGATCGTGGCCCTCCTCAGATTTACACAACATGAACTCCTGATTGACGGGATTGCATTGTACCGCATACTGGAAAGCAGCTGCTTTTAAGGCATGAGAAGGTATGCCAAGCTGCA
Above is a window of Clavelina lepadiformis chromosome 8, kaClaLepa1.1, whole genome shotgun sequence DNA encoding:
- the LOC143468685 gene encoding uncharacterized protein LOC143468685 isoform X1; amino-acid sequence: MIKHNEKCSQTNLDQQQCQKRYHARYKHLKSTIKQLTFENAALTSEIHRTEEKAVTAKAERKYLLRKLLQFEKPECKVTKQNPKKKAVAQKTNIKEEVQSVVKVNGNLDAVEEDIVGQLAVEGSINEA
- the LOC143468685 gene encoding uncharacterized protein LOC143468685 isoform X2, with product MKNETSAVKRKLSGENYHARYKHLKSTIKQLTFENAALTSEIHRTEEKAVTAKAERKYLLRKLLQFEKPECKVTKQNPKKKAVAQKTNIKEEVQSVVKVNGNLDAVEEDIVGQLAVEGSINEA
- the LOC143468891 gene encoding NADH dehydrogenase [ubiquinone] 1 alpha subcomplex subunit 8-like — its product is MTSMFNVEPYIPGTPYELENTEGIKEKIDPELKDVFRAIKRGHLGIPSHALKAAAFQYAVQCNPVNQEFMLCKSEEGHDPRRCLKYNEKVADCAENFYKKITDVCGESFLKFAQCLEHNTERCFSYCRDQQLKFDKCAYEKLGYDKAKFPLERDTTIQTDRPKPVNPYNFEKHELPKPFAADWNRPITKPDGQ